One window of the Populus trichocarpa isolate Nisqually-1 chromosome 9, P.trichocarpa_v4.1, whole genome shotgun sequence genome contains the following:
- the LOC7489271 gene encoding uncharacterized protein LOC7489271: protein MGDPLHNFGKNQGQGQTAVYKRNIIASSLKACPLSAYKHIVSSRHVTGPVGQVAIFLLKVAALETVRRVSRCKCPHVWNGLQALQLLCYPPFKWIQRWAPFKGLVKGVQMFSRPLLVLSVATAISDQSNRSGENSNGTNNSHADSETCSESLSARSSFETRTSSGAFQSLASENWLIQLLTELENQGITLPERINEDELRRFYTAANGDFSCFLLSIKKTIRWRETYRILSQQELEMWSNMVFWHDHDMLNRPCLIVRLGLACTGLPSHERPRFAQAIISQVEHGVQHLVDEDSPQLTVIVDCDGISPLKIPMQIMRSCSSLLQDNFPNCLGHLLVIRLPPVVRVIAQTFIQVLKPVTRKKLRIEGNMNHRVLSKYLKTIPSCLGGNCTCEICSDIHVRQQPRSSINEIDMARPYFSDGEDLPSPRQTSQADVHVSDNWNHLLRTLVIGILMVWIVIALIAGIYDPESRPF, encoded by the exons ATGGGAGACCCACTGCATAATTTTGGTAAAAATCAAGGGCAAGGGCAGACTGCTGTTTATAAGAGAAACATAATTGCTTCTAGTCTTAAAGCATGTCCTCTGAGTGCTTACAAGCATATAGTTTCTTCAAGACATGTTACTGGCCCAGTTGGTCAGGTAGCAATATTTTTACTCAAAGTTGCTGCGTTAGAGACAGTGCGAAGGGTTTCGAGGTGTAAATGTCCCCATGTGTGGAATGGTCTTCAGGCTTTGCAACTTCTTTGCTATCCACCGTTTAAGTGGATTCAAAGATGGGCTCCCTTCAAGGGCTTGGTTAAAGGCGTACAG ATGTTTTCAAGGCCGTTATTAGTCCTTTCAGTTGCAACAGCTATATCTGATCAATCAAACCGCAGTGGTGAAAACTCAAATGGCACTAATAATTCTCATGCTGATTCAGAAACATGTTCTGAGTCGCTCTCTGCACGTTCTTCTTTTGAAACTAG GACTTCTAGTGGGGCCTTTCAAAGTCTAGCATCTGAAAATTGGTTGATACAACTGCTTACGGAACTAGAAAATCAAGGAATCACATTACCAGAAAG AATTAATGAGGACGAGCTCCGTAGATTTTATACTGCTGCAAATGGGGACTTTTCATGCTTTTTATTGTCAATTAAGAAGACAATCCGTTGGAGGGAGACTTATAGAATTCTTTCACAACAAGAGCTTGAAATGTGGTCAAATATGGTCTTCTGGCATGATCATGATATGCTGAACCGACCTTGCCTCATTGTGCGGCTTGGTCTAGCTTGTACCGGCTTGCCATCTCATGAGAGACCTCGATTTGCTCAAGCAATCA TATCTCAGGTAGAGCATGGAGTCCAGCATTTAGTTGATGAAGATAGTCCACAGCTTACAGTTATTGTGGATTGTGATGGCATATCTCCATTGAAAATCCCCATGCAAATAATGAGATCCTGTTCTTCACTTCTGCAAGATAACTTCCCCAACTGTCTTGGCCATTTGCTTGTTATACGGCTTCCTCCAGTAGTTCGAGTAATTGCGCAAACCTTTATTCAA GTTCTGAAACCTGTCACGAGGAAGAAGCTGAGAATTGAAGGGAACATGAACCACAGGGTTCTCTCTAAGTACCTTAAGACAATCCCATCATGTTTAGGAGGCAATTGCACTTGTGAGATATGCTCAGACATTCACGTTAGGCAGCAGCCTCGATCTTCTATAAATGAGATCGACATGGCCAGGCCTTATTTTAGTGATGGCGAGGATCTTCCTTCACCACGACAGACTAGTCAGGCTGATGTACACGTGAGTGATAACTGGAACCACTTGTTGAGAACTCTTGTAATTGGCATTCTTATGGTGTGGATTGTTATAGCTCTCATTGCGGGAATATATGATCCTGAAAGCCGTCCCTTTTAG
- the LOC7489269 gene encoding osmotin-like protein: MTTARPIFACAFVILCTLFHAARPELILTLVNNCPFTIYPAIQPNAGHPVLEKGGFPLQTLTHRSFRAPDQHWSGRIWGRTGCTHSNGKFQCTTGDCNNRIECNGLGGAPPATLAQITLHHGHNDFSSYGVSLVDGFNLPMTVTPHEGKGVCPVVGCRANLLSTCPDELKFRSSAGHVVGCKSGCEAFGTDELCCRNHYNSPQTCRASSFSEFFKHACPATFTYAHDSPSLTHECSSPRELKVIFCH; the protein is encoded by the coding sequence ATGACTACTGCTAGGCCAATCTTCGCGTGTGCTTTCGTTATACTGTGCACCCTTTTCCATGCAGCCCGCCCAGAGCTCATCTTAACATTAGTCAACAACTGTCCCTTCACTATCTACCCAGCAATCCAGCCCAACGCGGGGCACCCCGTCCTCGAAAAGGGAGGCTTCCCTCTCCAAACTCTCACCCACCGCTCCTTCCGTGCACCAGACCAGCACTGGTCAGGTCGGATCTGGGGCCGCACTGGATGCACCCACTCCAACGGAAAATTTCAGTGCACCACAGGTGATTGCAACAACAGAATCGAATGCAACGGCCTCGGTGGAGCCCCCCCTGCCACTTTGGCACAGATTACCCTCCACCACGGCCACAACGACTTCTCCTCTTATGGAGTGTCCCTTGTCGACGGTTTTAACCTCCCTATGACTGTGACCCCACACGAAGGCAAAGGGGTGTGCCCTGTGGTAGGTTGCAGGGCCAATCTGCTGTCCACGTGCCCAGATGAGCTAAAGTTCAGGTCATCGGCCGGTCATGTTGTGGGGTGTAAGAGTGGGTGTGAGGCGTTTGGAACGGATGAGCTGTGCTGCAGGAACCATTACAATAGTCCACAGACGTGTAGGGCTTCTAGCTTCTCTGAGTTCTTTAAGCATGCGTGTCCTGCCACGTTTACTTATGCTCATGATAGTCCATCGCTCACGCATGAGTGTTCTTCGCCACGTGAACTTAAAGTTATCTTTTGTCACTAA